A genomic window from Vigna radiata var. radiata cultivar VC1973A chromosome 2, Vradiata_ver6, whole genome shotgun sequence includes:
- the LOC106777214 gene encoding pentatricopeptide repeat-containing protein At5g47360-like isoform X1: MPQLVKFRLFMRCHALKTLPFSTHRMGMADTLCTHLHQSNGSVENSLSKVKPKLDSKCVIEVLNSCHPKQPLLGVRFFVWAGFQSGYRHSAHTYSKACKLYGIQQNPQIIRDVVLSYEAEGCLVNVNMFREVLKLCKEAQLADVALWVLRKIEQSFNIGADTVMYNVVIRLCCKNGDIETAEKLIGEMSLNGLYPDLITYMAIVEGLCDAGRPEHAYSLLKVMREHRCSTNLVILSAILDGLCRSGSMKMALELLDEMEKGGDCRPNVVTYTSVIQSFCKRGQWTEALDILDRMKASGCHANHVTVFTFVDSLCVEGRVGEAYKLIDKFVVEHGVSYGDCCSSLVISLIRIKKLDEAMKLFMEILSGDVRPDTLASSLLLKELCIKDQVLDGFYLLETIENKGCLSAIDSSIYSILLFGLCQRSHLTEATKLAKIMLKKSVPLQPPYKDGAIDVLIESGEKDIVNQLTGIGKGL, translated from the coding sequence TCATTGTCCAAGGTTAAGCCTAAACTCGATTCTAAATGTGTCATTGAAGTCCTCAATTCCTGTCATCCCAAGCAACCTCTATTGGGCGTCAGATTTTTCGTTTGGGCTGGATTTCAATCTGGCTACAGGCACAGTGCTCACACGTACAGCAAAGCTTGCAAGTTGTATGGAATTCAGCAAAATCCCCAAATTATTCGTGATGTCGTTCTGTCTTATGAGGCCGAAGGGTGTTTAGTCAATGTCAACATGTTCAGGGAGGTTCTGAAACTGTGCAAAGAAGCCCAACTAGCTGACGTGGCATTGTGGGTGTTGAGGAAGATAGAGCAGAGTTTCAACATCGGTGCTGACACTGTGATGTATAATGTGGTTATTAGGCTATGTTGCAAAAATGGCGACATTGAAACGGCGGAGAAGTTGATCGGGGAGATGAGTTTGAACGGTCTTTACCCTGATCTTATTACGTACATGGCAATAGTGGAGGGATTATGTGATGCGGGTCGCCCAGAGCATGCTTATTCTTTGCTTAAGGTTATGAGAGAACATAGATGTTCaaccaatttggtcattttaTCAGCCATTTTAGATGGCTTGTGTAGGTCTGGATCTATGAAAATGGCATTGGAGTTGTTGGATGAAATGGAGAAAGGTGGGGATTGTCGTCCAAATGTTGTTACTTATACATCTGTGATTCAAAGTTTCTGTAAGAGAGGTCAGTGGACGGAAGCATTGGATATTCTGGATAGAATGAAAGCTTCGGGGTGCCATGCAAATCATGTTACTGTTTTTACTTTCGTTGATAGCCTTTGTGTTGAGGGTCGTGTGGGAGAAGCTTACAAGTTGATTGATAAGTTTGTGGTGGAACATGGTGTTTCTTATGGTGATTGTTGCAGTTCACTTGTGATTTCATTGATAAGGATTAAAAAGCTGGACGAAGCAATGAAGCTCTTCATGGAAATCCTTTCTGGTGATGTCAGACCTGATACTTTGGCATCTAGCCTTTTGCTAAAGGAGCTCTGTATTAAGGACCAGGTATTGGATGGATTCTACTTGCTTGAAACAATTGAAAACAAGGGATGTTTGTCTGCGATTGACTCTAGTATTTATTCTATTCTTTTATTTGGCCTTTGTCAAAGAAGCCACCTGACGGAGGCCACAAAGCTGGCCAAGATAATGCTTAAAAAATCAGTTCCGCTGCAACCTCCGTACAAAGATGGTGCAATCGATGTCCTAATAGAATCTGGAGAAAAAGATATTGTGAACCAGTTGACTGGCATTGGTAAGGGACTTTGA
- the LOC106777214 gene encoding pentatricopeptide repeat-containing protein At5g47360-like isoform X2, whose amino-acid sequence MRCHALKTLPFSTHRMGMADTLCTHLHQSNGSVENSLSKVKPKLDSKCVIEVLNSCHPKQPLLGVRFFVWAGFQSGYRHSAHTYSKACKLYGIQQNPQIIRDVVLSYEAEGCLVNVNMFREVLKLCKEAQLADVALWVLRKIEQSFNIGADTVMYNVVIRLCCKNGDIETAEKLIGEMSLNGLYPDLITYMAIVEGLCDAGRPEHAYSLLKVMREHRCSTNLVILSAILDGLCRSGSMKMALELLDEMEKGGDCRPNVVTYTSVIQSFCKRGQWTEALDILDRMKASGCHANHVTVFTFVDSLCVEGRVGEAYKLIDKFVVEHGVSYGDCCSSLVISLIRIKKLDEAMKLFMEILSGDVRPDTLASSLLLKELCIKDQVLDGFYLLETIENKGCLSAIDSSIYSILLFGLCQRSHLTEATKLAKIMLKKSVPLQPPYKDGAIDVLIESGEKDIVNQLTGIGKGL is encoded by the coding sequence TCATTGTCCAAGGTTAAGCCTAAACTCGATTCTAAATGTGTCATTGAAGTCCTCAATTCCTGTCATCCCAAGCAACCTCTATTGGGCGTCAGATTTTTCGTTTGGGCTGGATTTCAATCTGGCTACAGGCACAGTGCTCACACGTACAGCAAAGCTTGCAAGTTGTATGGAATTCAGCAAAATCCCCAAATTATTCGTGATGTCGTTCTGTCTTATGAGGCCGAAGGGTGTTTAGTCAATGTCAACATGTTCAGGGAGGTTCTGAAACTGTGCAAAGAAGCCCAACTAGCTGACGTGGCATTGTGGGTGTTGAGGAAGATAGAGCAGAGTTTCAACATCGGTGCTGACACTGTGATGTATAATGTGGTTATTAGGCTATGTTGCAAAAATGGCGACATTGAAACGGCGGAGAAGTTGATCGGGGAGATGAGTTTGAACGGTCTTTACCCTGATCTTATTACGTACATGGCAATAGTGGAGGGATTATGTGATGCGGGTCGCCCAGAGCATGCTTATTCTTTGCTTAAGGTTATGAGAGAACATAGATGTTCaaccaatttggtcattttaTCAGCCATTTTAGATGGCTTGTGTAGGTCTGGATCTATGAAAATGGCATTGGAGTTGTTGGATGAAATGGAGAAAGGTGGGGATTGTCGTCCAAATGTTGTTACTTATACATCTGTGATTCAAAGTTTCTGTAAGAGAGGTCAGTGGACGGAAGCATTGGATATTCTGGATAGAATGAAAGCTTCGGGGTGCCATGCAAATCATGTTACTGTTTTTACTTTCGTTGATAGCCTTTGTGTTGAGGGTCGTGTGGGAGAAGCTTACAAGTTGATTGATAAGTTTGTGGTGGAACATGGTGTTTCTTATGGTGATTGTTGCAGTTCACTTGTGATTTCATTGATAAGGATTAAAAAGCTGGACGAAGCAATGAAGCTCTTCATGGAAATCCTTTCTGGTGATGTCAGACCTGATACTTTGGCATCTAGCCTTTTGCTAAAGGAGCTCTGTATTAAGGACCAGGTATTGGATGGATTCTACTTGCTTGAAACAATTGAAAACAAGGGATGTTTGTCTGCGATTGACTCTAGTATTTATTCTATTCTTTTATTTGGCCTTTGTCAAAGAAGCCACCTGACGGAGGCCACAAAGCTGGCCAAGATAATGCTTAAAAAATCAGTTCCGCTGCAACCTCCGTACAAAGATGGTGCAATCGATGTCCTAATAGAATCTGGAGAAAAAGATATTGTGAACCAGTTGACTGGCATTGGTAAGGGACTTTGA